CTTTTCTGTTAGCCTGGCCCTCCGCATCTTAACAAACACACACAAGCACGACCATTAacattaacaaaacaaaatttaagagTGTCTGCAGAACAAGCAATTCAAGTTTATAATGTTTGAACAACACTGTTGGTACCAGAATCACGAGAAGCATTTGCCTTTTCAAGGCCATAGTGGGAAGGTTCAACCATCTTCTCTGTAAAAAAAGAAATCACAATTTCCATTTAATTATCGATTAGTTCAAACTCGTTAAGAACCTGGCACAACTAAAAGAAGCAACATGTAGTCCAATCTGTTAGAAAAGCTGAAGATGCAGGTCCATTCACTTTTTCCATTTTGATAAGATACGTCAGAAACAGAATCAGTTTGAAGCATCTAACTATTTATCTATCAACTGGAAAAAGCAAATGAGATCCTTTTGTAAAAAGCGCTTACCTTTACTGCTCATGGGCCTGGATGTCATCCTAGCAGAAGCAGAAACACCATATTCAGGCAAATCAATCGGGTTGGCTGCAAAGTGCATGATAGACCGCGCCTGCAAAACCAATATAGGGAAGGAGATGCATGATACCATGAAGGTGAGGCAGGCCAAAATGAAAGTTATTTCATTTACCTTTTCAGGTGGTACACCATTATACACACTCACTTTCCCACTATAGAATATCGTCATTTGCCCAACCAGCGCACTTGTTTCTGCCGGGCTTCTGCTACATATATTATTACACACAAGCGTGTTTAAAACATCACATTTTGCTTTCAATACATGGACTACCCTAAAAACTCATGTTCGTAAGCAGAAACCATTGCTGATTTTCACAAATCAGACGCCAAAAAATCTGACCAATGGAGTAAGAAACTGTTCTTTCCCCCACTAACTAACTAAGTAGCAAAGTCATTTCACCAAAAAACAGAACAGAAAGAACCAAGAAGATCTGGAAATAACAATTGTAGAGATAAGATAAAGCCTAAACGCTCACTGACCAATCAACCATCAAAGTTTCTACTTGCTAAACAACAATCTCTCAAGGTATGAGAAAGACAAACCTGGGAGAGAGAGTGTTGTAGCTGTCTTTCTCGGAGCCGGAGAACTCAGCCGATCTTGGAGAATCCCTTCTGTCATCTTCCTGCAAAGGAATCCGTGCTCCGACCTCGCTGGCTGGCTCAGCAGACGTTGCTGTGACCTGTGAGGACATACGCAGCAAGTTAAAGAAGGAGCAGAATCGAAGGGGAGGAAAGAGAAATTAGGGTCTCAACGCGAGTGGGATTGGGAGAAACGAGGATCTTGCGGAGGATGCCGGCGCCGGAGTCGTCGCCGGGCTCAAAGAGAGCTTTGAGGGATAAAACTTGCTGGATCGCCTGAGATTTGTTCCACGAAGGCCTCCGCATTCCTGTTAGGACACGTGTCAGCCGCTGCAGCAAGAGAGTGTGTGGGGAGGGGGAGAAGTAATCGAACCTTTGTCCTTGAGGAACTTGCGGCAGTCCTCGCGGGTGAGCTGAGAAATGTCATCTTCCGTGAGGAGCTTCAGAGGCTTCTCCAGTATGGACTTCGCCGAAGACACTGCGTCCATCTCAGATTCCGAGGAGCTCCggcgggagagagagagaggagtggCGTTTTTGTAATTATTGGAGGGTAAAAATTTAGGGAAGTCTAAGACGAGAGTCCTATGGGCTTTTGATATTTGGGAGAAGCTCCCTACAATGCCACGTCTGATTCTTCTCTTAACCCGTATCATCCCCTCCTAACTATACtcctattctttttttttttcttttcaactaTCATTCCCTTGATTATTTGCTTTGTCTGTggaattaaaataaatgtaacaagtttctttttattttttattttttatatagtagCACGAGTGAAACACATAGAAATAAACGCAATATTCTGCATCAAACACTGtgatattttcagatttaaaatcatatcatataatattagtgCATGTTAATTCCATCATATTTACAGTTGCcttacattaatacaaagtcgCATGGGATTCATTGTGCTATCCGAAATGTGAAAGGGGTCTTGGAATCAGAGGACTCTCCTCTTGGAACACTGTTTTTGGCATCAAGTTGATTTGGATGCTC
The sequence above is drawn from the Brassica napus cultivar Da-Ae chromosome A8, Da-Ae, whole genome shotgun sequence genome and encodes:
- the LOC106360609 gene encoding protein TIFY 4B, producing MIRVKRRIRRGIVGSFSQISKAHRTLVLDFPKFLPSNNYKNATPLSLSRRSSSESEMDAVSSAKSILEKPLKLLTEDDISQLTREDCRKFLKDKGMRRPSWNKSQAIQQVLSLKALFEPGDDSGAGILRKILVSPNPTRVTATSAEPASEVGARIPLQEDDRRDSPRSAEFSGSEKDSYNTLSPRSPAETSALVGQMTIFYSGKVSVYNGVPPEKARSIMHFAANPIDLPEYGVSASARMTSRPMSSKEKMVEPSHYGLEKANASRDSDAEGQANRKVSLQRYLDKRKDRRLFKNKKAPGVASSSLEMYLNRSQPVTNAYSQSLSGGGTGGEQHESPENQRRSPNLSVDLNSDLNSEDN